Proteins from one Cryptomeria japonica chromosome 4, Sugi_1.0, whole genome shotgun sequence genomic window:
- the LOC131875162 gene encoding uncharacterized protein LOC131875162 produces MVRLITLMLKREMHFKWTPEAEEAFVKIKDGISFDPVLSNPNMSKDLIMYVFSSDYSIVVLLTQKDADKRGEHSIAFHSKTLKEYEAKYNFVEKQALAIVKFLKKFRHFIAYNKTTMYVTHPSVGEYIMEGDIIEKRENWITKILEYDIDVRPTKVIHGKGLCEYIAQESDLREAETTTREVVMVTSEQTKACWIENRKHFMKTGIFPADLPLEKKRF; encoded by the coding sequence ATGGTGAGGCTTATCACGCTAATGCTTAAGAGGGAAATGCATTTTAAATGGACTCCTGAAGCAGAAGAGGCATTTGTGAAGATCAAAGATGGCATCTCTTTTGATCCAGTACTCTCGAACCCTAATATGTCTAAGGATTtaataatgtatgttttctctagtgATTATAGCATTGTCGTGTTACTGACCCAAAAAGATGCAGACAAAAGGGGTGAACATTCGATAGCTTTCCATTCCAAAACCCTAAAGGAGTACGAGGCTAAATACAACTTTGTTGAAAAGCAAGCACTGGCCATTGTCAAATTCCTCAAAAAGTTTAGGCATTTCATTGCCTACAATAAGACTACTATGTATGTCACTCATCCTTCAGTAGGAGAGTATATAATGGAGGGTGACATTATAGAGAAAAGGGAAAACTGGATTACCAAAATATTAGAATATGACATTGATGTTAGACCCACTAAGGTAATCCATGGTAAAGGCTTGTGCGAATATATAGCCCAAGAGTCTGACCTTCGAGAGGCTGAGACTACTACAAGGGAAGTTGTAATGGTCACCTCCGAGCAAACAAAAGCATGCTGGATTGAGAACCGAAAACATTTCATGAAGACTGGAATCTTCCCTGCCGACCTCCCTCTTGAAAAGAAGAGATTTTAA